The Bacteroidota bacterium genome window below encodes:
- a CDS encoding family 10 glycosylhydrolase: protein MIRYRNIIPLLFISILVAQSPKYELRAVWISSASGDWPKSTDVAEQQRSLIEIFDVLKNNNFNTVFFQVRPRGNVLYRSVLEPWVSQLTGVLGKDPGYDPLAFAIEEAHKRGLELHAWFNVAKVWGSDKLPQHQQHITRSHHAWVKLFENEWWVDMGIPEARDYTENLVKELVSTYDIDGLHFDYIRYPSDKFEDWDSFTQWSDGVERAEWRRNNITTFVKDCYTFIQKEKPWIKVGSAPLGIYQSINGAQSSFNGYSGVFQDARRWLREGIHDYVAPQLYWSIGEQKNPNDPDFFVLSNNWMQEHSQRHVYIGIGAYRENIQHEIREQILMTRAEGAHGQAFFRYENVQTILPKMGNVYRFQALVPSMIWKDSIPPLNPKNIAVSLSQGVASIRWNEPDEASDKEKPCRYVLYRSSEKSIDTRRAENILAVLPASQLLYRDETSNAKEYFYTVTAVDRAGNESGALGKTVSEIQSLFSRYGKPETELTLSQNIPNPVNGRTYVTIKLPQKMLVTLSLKYASALRETIIVRQLKEVGTHIVAIDTKNIPSGTIEYRLRAGEIDIVKTMEKK from the coding sequence ATGATTCGGTATCGTAACATTATTCCCCTTCTTTTTATTTCTATCCTAGTTGCACAATCGCCTAAGTATGAACTCCGAGCTGTTTGGATATCGTCTGCAAGCGGAGACTGGCCTAAATCGACGGATGTGGCTGAACAACAGCGCTCGTTGATCGAAATTTTCGATGTTCTTAAAAACAATAATTTCAATACGGTATTCTTTCAAGTCCGACCGCGCGGTAATGTGTTATACCGCTCTGTTCTTGAACCCTGGGTATCACAACTGACCGGTGTACTCGGCAAAGATCCGGGATATGATCCGCTCGCCTTTGCCATTGAGGAAGCGCACAAACGTGGTTTGGAACTGCATGCTTGGTTTAATGTTGCAAAGGTGTGGGGAAGCGATAAGCTTCCACAGCATCAACAGCACATCACGCGATCACATCATGCCTGGGTAAAATTGTTTGAGAATGAGTGGTGGGTTGATATGGGAATTCCGGAGGCCCGTGATTATACCGAAAATCTTGTGAAAGAATTGGTGTCGACATATGATATCGATGGCCTTCATTTTGATTATATCCGATATCCGTCGGATAAGTTTGAAGACTGGGATTCGTTTACACAATGGAGCGATGGCGTTGAGCGTGCGGAGTGGAGAAGAAATAATATTACTACGTTCGTTAAGGACTGTTACACGTTTATTCAAAAAGAAAAACCATGGATTAAAGTTGGATCAGCCCCATTGGGAATTTATCAATCGATCAATGGCGCTCAATCTTCGTTCAATGGTTATTCGGGGGTCTTTCAGGATGCGCGACGGTGGCTGCGGGAAGGAATTCATGATTACGTAGCACCACAACTCTATTGGTCCATCGGCGAGCAAAAAAATCCAAACGATCCGGATTTTTTTGTCTTGAGTAATAATTGGATGCAGGAACATTCTCAACGTCATGTCTATATTGGTATCGGCGCATATCGTGAAAATATTCAACATGAAATTCGAGAACAGATACTCATGACCCGGGCTGAAGGGGCACATGGCCAAGCTTTTTTTCGATACGAAAATGTTCAAACCATTCTCCCAAAAATGGGGAATGTTTATAGATTCCAAGCACTTGTGCCTTCAATGATCTGGAAAGATTCAATTCCACCTCTTAATCCAAAAAACATCGCCGTGTCACTGTCTCAAGGTGTTGCTTCAATTCGATGGAACGAACCCGATGAAGCGAGTGATAAAGAGAAACCATGCCGATATGTTCTCTATCGATCGTCAGAGAAGAGTATTGATACACGACGAGCAGAAAACATCCTTGCCGTTCTTCCCGCATCGCAATTATTGTATCGTGATGAGACATCGAACGCAAAAGAATATTTTTACACTGTTACAGCTGTTGATCGGGCAGGAAATGAAAGTGGTGCATTGGGAAAGACAGTTTCGGAAATACAATCGTTATTTTCTCGGTATGGTAAACCCGAAACAGAATTAACGTTATCGCAAAATATTCCGAATCCCGTGAACGGAAGAACATACGTTACTATCAAACTTCCACAAAAAATGTTGGTGACACTTTCCTTAAAATATGCGTCTGCTTTACGGGAAACAATTATAGTGAGACAATTGAAAGAAGTCGGAACGCATATTGTTGCGATCGACACAAAAAATATTCCTTCCGGAACAATAGAGTATCGATTGAGAGCTGGAGAAATAGATATCGTTAAGACAATGGAAAAAAAATAA
- a CDS encoding adenylate/guanylate cyclase domain-containing protein — protein MKNRLEVKILLLIILVLVAGFGTYVIISINRESKVLLEQQREKARLFSETVMVGIRNVMLSGKAPYATELVGDARENLLFGTLRVYNNQSKEVFPDEGRGIISGAGDEQVRKAIETEMEVMFAKHDTLGEQFIRIEPLLNERECQQCHSGNHTVRGVTRLTLNPNLMVAHAKDMASNNFTNTQQEVTEIISNTLAASFKNIMLAGQGELMDTLVRRTARLPFIEKIKIYDRFGAVHFGEEENLASEDSILRAIENELPIMFSEKNKTVMTRMIPFRNEDRCQVCHGSKSQWRGVMEVSLRVGQLKMKSLELEQQLTQMLQATVGVGFRSIMLVGKGSYARSFINEVRKIDAVKDLRVFDKNSNERFVNSQKKDYGLDFVRSALMKDTLIEAMQMIDGEEFLVRYSTLRNEKRCQVCHGDDHTIRGVVGVTTSMAAVNATIADNQLYSLIAGGTTIFLVWLVLRIFMKAVVVRPIGSLGNVVREVGNGNFSVSSNLKSNDEIGQLGKRINEMIIGLRERFHLEKFVSKQTVDYVQRASEMGVKLGGERKVATVFFSDVRGFTAFSEKVEPERVVAMLNSILSRQAAIVKKFGGDIDKYVGDELVAVFQGNLMVKNAVQCSIEIQEMMKSIPELIGDDIAIGIGINTGEMVMGAMGSEDRMDFTVIGDAVNLGARLCSAAGRGEIIVSEYSAKYIQDEPFIELHKREPIKVKGKEAFIQIFEAMARK, from the coding sequence ATGAAAAATCGCCTCGAAGTAAAAATACTATTGCTCATCATCCTCGTGCTGGTTGCAGGCTTTGGCACGTATGTTATCATTTCCATCAACCGTGAATCAAAAGTGTTGCTTGAACAGCAGCGTGAAAAAGCGCGATTGTTCAGTGAAACGGTGATGGTGGGGATCCGCAATGTGATGCTTTCCGGTAAGGCGCCATATGCTACTGAATTGGTCGGAGACGCTCGAGAGAATTTATTGTTCGGAACTTTGCGAGTATACAACAACCAATCGAAAGAAGTATTCCCGGATGAAGGACGAGGGATTATTTCTGGAGCAGGTGATGAACAGGTGCGCAAAGCAATCGAAACGGAAATGGAAGTAATGTTTGCAAAACACGACACGCTCGGCGAGCAGTTTATCCGTATTGAACCATTGCTGAACGAACGTGAATGCCAACAATGTCACAGCGGCAATCACACCGTAAGAGGGGTAACACGCCTAACGCTCAATCCCAATTTAATGGTCGCCCATGCAAAGGATATGGCGTCTAACAACTTTACAAACACACAACAAGAAGTCACAGAAATCATCAGTAATACTCTCGCTGCCAGCTTTAAAAACATAATGCTCGCAGGTCAGGGCGAACTGATGGATACTCTTGTTCGACGCACAGCGCGGCTTCCGTTCATCGAAAAAATTAAAATTTATGATCGGTTTGGCGCCGTGCATTTTGGCGAAGAAGAAAATTTGGCCTCTGAAGATTCCATTCTGCGGGCAATAGAAAATGAATTGCCCATCATGTTTTCTGAAAAAAATAAAACAGTGATGACACGGATGATTCCATTCCGAAATGAGGATCGATGTCAGGTGTGCCATGGTTCAAAAAGTCAGTGGCGCGGCGTGATGGAAGTTTCGTTAAGAGTTGGACAACTTAAAATGAAGTCGCTTGAGCTTGAGCAGCAATTGACTCAAATGCTTCAGGCAACAGTCGGCGTCGGTTTTCGCAGCATTATGCTCGTGGGAAAAGGGAGTTACGCACGCTCCTTTATTAATGAAGTACGAAAGATCGATGCTGTTAAGGATCTTCGCGTTTTCGATAAAAACTCGAATGAACGGTTCGTGAACAGTCAAAAAAAGGATTACGGTCTGGATTTTGTGCGCAGTGCGTTGATGAAAGATACCCTCATCGAAGCAATGCAAATGATTGATGGAGAGGAATTTCTTGTCCGTTATTCCACTCTTCGAAATGAAAAACGGTGTCAGGTTTGCCATGGGGATGACCACACGATTCGGGGTGTTGTTGGTGTGACAACATCAATGGCGGCGGTGAATGCAACAATTGCGGATAATCAACTCTACTCATTAATCGCCGGCGGAACGACAATCTTTTTAGTATGGCTCGTACTTCGCATCTTTATGAAAGCAGTTGTGGTGAGACCAATTGGTTCATTGGGAAATGTTGTTCGAGAAGTGGGTAATGGAAATTTTTCTGTTTCTTCGAACTTGAAATCGAATGACGAAATAGGCCAGCTTGGCAAGCGGATCAATGAAATGATTATAGGTTTGCGTGAACGATTTCATTTGGAAAAATTTGTTTCTAAGCAAACCGTCGATTATGTTCAGCGTGCATCAGAGATGGGGGTGAAACTCGGTGGTGAGCGAAAAGTTGCTACGGTATTCTTTTCCGATGTGCGCGGGTTTACAGCATTTTCTGAAAAAGTTGAACCGGAAAGGGTTGTTGCCATGCTGAATTCAATCTTAAGCAGACAAGCAGCCATTGTTAAAAAATTTGGCGGTGATATTGACAAATATGTTGGGGACGAACTTGTAGCAGTGTTTCAAGGCAATCTGATGGTGAAGAACGCTGTGCAATGCTCTATCGAGATTCAGGAAATGATGAAATCGATCCCGGAATTAATTGGCGATGATATTGCCATCGGCATTGGGATTAACACCGGTGAAATGGTGATGGGGGCAATGGGAAGCGAAGACCGTATGGATTTTACCGTTATCGGCGATGCCGTGAATCTTGGTGCACGATTATGCAGTGCTGCTGGTAGAGGAGAAATTATTGTTTCCGAGTACTCCGCAAAATATATTCAAGATGAACCATTCATTGAATTACATAAACGCGAACCGATCAAAGTGAAGGGGAAAGAGGCATTCATTCAAATTTTTGAAGCAATGGCGCGAAAGTAA
- a CDS encoding ATP-binding protein, whose product MAQVSKERHIGRVKSMTSSAFVVSLDDDLFTMERTVNGKVYRVGQIGSFIVMPVGDVEVVGVINRVYQATELNREMEAQVIGSVNNGKFQKGIASFPTLSCDVYMTDEEGVATIFASFAQYGFAIGDISGFPGERQYIDPNRFFGKHIAVLGSSGSGKSTTVASILQKVQMFENTHVIILDIHNEYSAAFRDYGNLINITELEMPYWFMNFEEMREMFVDENEPSSQSQIMMLKDLVLNAKKARNPELQAIITVDSPVFYDLNEVRAKFQFFDTERVTTSTGVREGPFFGQFTRFLVRLDSKMTDLRYGFMFKPKKFKDSNALKDILNKLLGIENKKQITVIDLSGVPFDIVNTIVALLARTVFDFNFWNKNKADFPILMLFEEAHNYLPQIPTPYNRAARKIVERIAKEGRKYGVGCMIVSQRPSELSETILSQCNNFVILRLTNPTDQAFVKKLVPDSFAGMFDMLPSMRQGEALFVGDATALPSRVQLDYPQPPPNSSDILFYDKWVATESPTDVSDVVDRWWKQERDVH is encoded by the coding sequence ATGGCTCAAGTATCAAAAGAACGCCACATCGGCAGAGTAAAAAGTATGACCAGTTCCGCTTTCGTCGTTTCGCTGGATGACGATTTATTTACAATGGAGCGGACCGTCAATGGAAAAGTGTATCGCGTTGGACAAATCGGATCGTTTATTGTTATGCCTGTCGGCGATGTGGAAGTGGTCGGGGTGATTAACCGCGTATATCAAGCAACAGAATTAAACCGAGAAATGGAAGCACAAGTGATCGGTTCAGTAAACAACGGTAAATTCCAAAAAGGAATTGCATCATTCCCCACGCTCAGCTGCGATGTGTATATGACAGATGAAGAAGGTGTCGCGACAATTTTTGCATCGTTTGCGCAATACGGATTTGCGATCGGAGATATTTCCGGATTTCCGGGCGAGCGGCAGTACATTGACCCGAACAGATTCTTCGGAAAGCACATTGCCGTCCTTGGCTCGTCGGGTTCCGGAAAGTCCACCACGGTTGCTTCGATTCTTCAAAAAGTTCAGATGTTTGAGAACACACATGTGATCATTTTGGACATTCATAACGAATACTCTGCTGCATTTCGTGATTATGGGAATCTGATTAACATTACAGAATTAGAAATGCCGTACTGGTTCATGAACTTTGAAGAAATGCGCGAAATGTTTGTGGATGAAAATGAACCTTCCTCGCAAAGTCAGATTATGATGTTGAAAGATCTTGTCTTGAATGCAAAGAAGGCGCGAAATCCGGAACTGCAAGCGATCATTACGGTCGATTCTCCCGTATTTTATGATCTGAATGAAGTTCGCGCGAAGTTTCAGTTTTTTGATACTGAACGGGTAACGACTAGCACCGGAGTACGTGAAGGACCATTCTTTGGTCAGTTCACCCGTTTTTTGGTGCGTTTAGACAGCAAAATGACTGACCTGCGGTACGGATTTATGTTCAAACCGAAAAAGTTCAAAGATTCGAATGCGCTAAAAGATATTTTGAACAAACTGCTCGGAATCGAAAATAAAAAACAGATCACTGTTATCGATTTAAGCGGTGTGCCGTTCGATATTGTCAATACCATTGTTGCGCTTCTTGCGCGGACGGTGTTCGATTTCAATTTCTGGAATAAAAACAAAGCTGATTTTCCAATTCTGATGCTGTTCGAAGAGGCGCATAACTATCTTCCTCAAATTCCAACACCATACAATCGAGCTGCTCGAAAAATTGTGGAACGTATAGCAAAAGAAGGTAGAAAGTACGGCGTTGGATGTATGATTGTCAGTCAGCGTCCGTCGGAACTTTCAGAAACAATACTTTCGCAATGTAATAATTTTGTTATTCTCCGTTTAACAAATCCGACCGATCAAGCATTTGTAAAAAAACTTGTGCCAGATTCATTCGCGGGAATGTTCGATATGCTTCCTTCGATGCGTCAAGGTGAAGCATTGTTTGTTGGTGATGCCACCGCATTGCCGTCGCGAGTTCAGCTGGATTATCCGCAACCACCGCCGAACAGTTCGGATATTCTATTCTATGATAAGTGGGTAGCTACGGAAAGTCCGACCGACGTGAGTGATGTTGTTGACCGTTGGTGGAAACAAGAACGGGACGTACATTAA
- a CDS encoding Tex family protein: MLDIPKLLSQELTLKPQQVASALELRADGGTIPFIARYRKERTGEMDETQLRNLFDRFDYLLELEERKETILKSIDEQKKLTPKLKKTIQECLSKTELEDLYLPFKPKKRTRAIIAKEKGLEPFAEWIKSKNSAETKRVNLEKEAEKYLSKKMDVKSIQEALSGASDILAEEVSEIAEYRQHIREHLLTEGVFVSTINEKKFPVGSTKYEMYRDYKFRVKDIQSHNMLAMRRGEAEDVISFSIQFSEEFVQGYLESKENRSQIESVRTFYRAMLNDAFERLMRTTIISEVRLSKKELADLESIKTFEANIRELLLASPAGMKPTLGVDPGFRTGCKIAVMDKTGKFSEYIAVFPHTSGETEREKAKKIVQKMIEKYSIELIAIGNGTASRETDEFIAEALKGIKKKPIKVVVNESGASIYSASEVAIDEFPDLDVTVRGAISIGRRLQDPLAELVKIDPKSIGVGQYQHDVDQKLLKKKLEETVQSCVNFVGVDLNMASKELLSYVAGINIPLAKSIVEYRNENGAFKSRKELQKVPKFGPKAFEQSAGFLRIRNAKNPLDSSGVHPESYTIVEKILADVTLTFDEVMKNPSTLDKLDIKKYVTKTVGEPTLRDIISELKKPGRDPRAEFKYATFKDGIKEISDLKTGMELEGIVTNVANFGAFVDIGVHQDGLVHISQLADRYVEDAKTVVKVGQIVKVRVMEVNEQLKRIALSMRSQQSIASPAKKKTEAEPFKERSYSLEDLRTKFGRKTEDDKDVKKTQ; the protein is encoded by the coding sequence ATGCTTGATATACCGAAACTGCTTTCGCAAGAACTCACATTAAAACCTCAACAAGTAGCAAGCGCTTTGGAACTCCGTGCGGACGGCGGGACTATTCCTTTCATCGCCCGTTATCGAAAAGAACGGACGGGAGAGATGGACGAAACCCAGCTCCGCAATCTTTTCGACCGATTCGACTATCTTTTGGAACTGGAAGAACGAAAAGAAACGATTCTAAAATCCATCGATGAGCAGAAAAAGCTTACGCCAAAATTAAAGAAAACAATTCAAGAGTGTCTTTCTAAGACGGAACTCGAAGATTTGTATCTTCCCTTCAAACCCAAGAAAAGAACCAGAGCGATAATTGCCAAAGAAAAAGGACTAGAACCGTTTGCGGAATGGATCAAATCCAAAAACAGTGCCGAAACAAAACGAGTGAATTTGGAAAAGGAAGCAGAAAAATATTTATCAAAAAAAATGGACGTAAAATCGATTCAAGAAGCACTTTCCGGAGCATCGGACATTCTTGCGGAAGAAGTGTCTGAAATAGCGGAGTATCGTCAGCATATTCGCGAACATCTTTTAACGGAGGGGGTTTTTGTCTCTACCATCAACGAGAAAAAATTTCCGGTGGGATCAACAAAATATGAAATGTACCGGGATTATAAATTCCGTGTTAAGGATATTCAATCCCACAATATGCTCGCAATGCGCCGAGGTGAAGCGGAAGATGTTATTTCATTCTCAATTCAATTCAGCGAAGAATTTGTTCAGGGATATTTAGAGTCCAAAGAAAACAGATCGCAAATCGAATCTGTGCGGACATTTTATCGAGCAATGTTAAACGATGCCTTTGAACGCCTGATGCGCACCACCATTATCAGCGAAGTACGGCTTTCGAAGAAAGAACTTGCCGACCTTGAATCGATCAAAACATTCGAAGCAAACATCCGCGAGCTTCTACTTGCTTCTCCCGCCGGAATGAAACCGACACTCGGCGTTGACCCGGGATTTCGAACTGGTTGTAAGATTGCTGTGATGGATAAAACAGGAAAATTCTCCGAATACATTGCGGTATTCCCCCATACATCCGGTGAAACGGAACGGGAAAAAGCAAAAAAAATCGTTCAAAAGATGATTGAAAAATATTCCATCGAACTGATTGCCATTGGCAACGGAACGGCAAGCCGCGAAACAGATGAGTTCATTGCTGAAGCGTTAAAAGGTATTAAAAAGAAACCGATAAAAGTAGTTGTCAATGAATCCGGCGCATCAATCTATTCTGCAAGTGAAGTAGCTATCGATGAATTTCCCGATCTTGATGTTACTGTTCGTGGCGCCATTTCTATCGGCCGCCGATTGCAGGATCCGTTGGCAGAATTAGTCAAGATCGATCCAAAATCAATTGGTGTCGGTCAATATCAGCACGATGTGGATCAGAAATTATTGAAAAAAAAATTGGAAGAAACTGTTCAAAGCTGCGTGAATTTTGTCGGTGTTGATCTGAATATGGCATCGAAAGAGTTGTTGAGTTATGTGGCCGGTATTAATATTCCTTTAGCTAAAAGCATTGTTGAATATCGTAATGAGAATGGCGCATTCAAAAGCAGAAAAGAATTACAAAAAGTCCCGAAGTTTGGCCCAAAGGCATTTGAACAGTCGGCGGGATTCCTGCGCATCCGTAATGCGAAAAATCCCTTAGATAGTTCCGGAGTACATCCGGAAAGTTACACCATTGTAGAAAAGATTCTCGCGGATGTTACATTGACGTTTGATGAAGTAATGAAAAATCCATCAACGCTTGATAAACTCGATATCAAAAAATATGTAACAAAAACGGTTGGTGAACCGACATTGCGTGACATTATTTCTGAATTGAAAAAACCGGGACGCGATCCCAGAGCAGAATTCAAGTATGCAACATTTAAGGATGGAATTAAGGAAATATCCGATTTGAAAACTGGAATGGAGTTGGAAGGAATTGTTACCAATGTTGCAAATTTTGGGGCGTTTGTAGATATCGGTGTCCATCAGGATGGCCTTGTTCATATTTCTCAACTTGCCGATCGATATGTTGAAGATGCAAAGACAGTTGTGAAGGTAGGACAAATTGTAAAAGTGCGTGTAATGGAAGTGAATGAGCAATTAAAACGTATCGCTCTTTCCATGAGATCGCAGCAAAGCATAGCCTCGCCTGCTAAGAAAAAGACGGAAGCCGAACCGTTCAAGGAACGATCATATTCTCTTGAAGATCTGCGCACAAAATTTGGTAGAAAGACAGAAGACGATAAAGACGTGAAGAAAACTCAATAG
- a CDS encoding M48 family metallopeptidase — translation MTKTGHTVKRYNRTKLIVSLVSGIVSFALTVFLLLKEYTVSIEQFALSYSTNPYISLLIFSAAFAIISGVVSLPFSIYSGFILEHQYNLSNQNFGQWIWESAKGVLVSIPILTPLALLVYFFLLTFNTLWWLPVAGTLFIISIGLSRIAPIVILPLFYKLTPLDDTPLKEKIEALTASTKMIVEGIYSFNLSKTTKKANAAFTGIGKSKRILLGDTLMNNFSEEEIESVFAHELGHYSYGHIWKGITVGTLSIFLGLYLTSVAYSISLSWFGFSSITQLAALPLLTLWLGIYSLVTSPLGNILSRKHEYEADRYAVDRTKNISAFISTMNKLAEMNLADRTPHPLIEFLFYSHPSIEKRIRAVENPR, via the coding sequence ATGACAAAAACCGGACACACTGTAAAACGCTATAACAGGACAAAGCTCATCGTGTCTCTTGTCAGCGGGATTGTCTCCTTTGCACTAACCGTGTTTCTTCTGCTTAAAGAATATACCGTTTCAATTGAGCAGTTTGCCCTTTCCTACTCAACAAACCCATATATATCTTTATTAATTTTTTCAGCTGCATTTGCGATAATCTCCGGTGTAGTCTCTTTACCATTTAGCATATATTCTGGTTTCATTCTTGAACATCAATACAATCTCTCAAATCAAAATTTCGGACAATGGATCTGGGAATCGGCAAAAGGTGTATTGGTTTCAATTCCTATTCTCACTCCATTGGCACTGCTTGTCTATTTTTTTCTTTTAACATTTAATACACTTTGGTGGCTCCCGGTTGCCGGAACATTATTTATTATTTCAATCGGCCTTTCACGTATTGCACCGATCGTTATACTCCCCCTCTTTTATAAATTGACTCCTCTGGATGATACTCCGCTCAAAGAAAAAATAGAGGCGTTAACCGCATCGACAAAAATGATTGTTGAGGGGATTTATTCGTTTAATTTGAGCAAGACAACGAAAAAAGCAAATGCAGCATTTACTGGAATAGGAAAATCAAAAAGAATACTGCTTGGTGATACATTAATGAACAATTTTTCAGAAGAAGAGATTGAATCCGTTTTTGCACACGAACTCGGACATTATTCCTATGGACATATCTGGAAGGGAATTACTGTTGGGACTCTCAGCATTTTTTTAGGTTTGTATCTGACATCGGTTGCATATTCCATCTCGCTTTCCTGGTTTGGTTTTTCATCGATCACACAACTTGCAGCGCTTCCGTTGCTTACGTTATGGCTTGGAATATATTCGCTTGTCACATCTCCTCTTGGAAACATTCTCTCCCGTAAACATGAGTATGAAGCAGATCGATATGCCGTTGATCGAACAAAAAATATATCGGCATTCATATCAACAATGAATAAACTTGCTGAAATGAACCTTGCAGATAGAACACCGCACCCTTTGATAGAATTTTTGTTCTACAGTCATCCCTCCATCGAAAAAAGAATACGTGCTGTGGAGAATCCAAGATGA
- a CDS encoding lysophospholipid acyltransferase family protein, translated as MRWLITIVRLLLIIATCIPFSIVAIISIPLDRSGKMFFWCGRTWTNLSLIFCRIAVTVKGLEKIDPYGNYILVSNHASMFDIPVMMNTFPHIRIMFKKELSYVPIWGWALRWGYHIMVDRSKGTEAMKSLDRAANDIRSGGQVLLFAEGTRTRDGKLLPFKRGAFSLAAKSGVPLIPVTINGSFKILPKGSFDIRPSHIEVIIDTPIETKNITAREDEVRLMNTVKDIITRNYKEE; from the coding sequence ATGAGATGGTTGATTACGATAGTGCGACTACTATTAATTATTGCGACTTGTATTCCCTTTTCAATTGTCGCTATTATTTCAATTCCGTTAGATCGTTCCGGCAAAATGTTTTTTTGGTGCGGAAGAACATGGACAAATCTTTCACTTATTTTTTGCAGGATCGCAGTAACAGTAAAAGGACTTGAAAAAATTGACCCCTATGGGAATTACATTTTGGTAAGTAATCATGCAAGCATGTTTGATATACCGGTGATGATGAATACATTTCCCCACATCAGAATTATGTTCAAAAAGGAATTATCCTATGTTCCTATCTGGGGTTGGGCATTACGATGGGGATATCACATTATGGTAGATAGAAGTAAAGGAACCGAAGCGATGAAAAGTCTTGACCGCGCGGCAAATGATATTCGCTCTGGCGGTCAGGTGCTTTTGTTTGCGGAAGGAACTCGAACGCGAGATGGAAAATTACTTCCGTTTAAACGTGGCGCATTTTCATTGGCGGCAAAATCAGGTGTACCTCTTATTCCAGTAACAATTAATGGCAGTTTTAAGATTCTCCCCAAAGGATCGTTTGACATTCGGCCATCACATATTGAAGTAATCATTGATACACCAATTGAAACAAAAAATATCACTGCGCGAGAAGATGAAGTCCGATTGATGAATACCGTTAAAGACATTATCACCAGAAATTACAAGGAAGAGTAA
- the gatC gene encoding Asp-tRNA(Asn)/Glu-tRNA(Gln) amidotransferase subunit GatC has protein sequence MSVTLKEVEHIAKLSKLEFSDVEMEKFMHQFNDILKYMEQLNSVDTTHVKPLEQVIELQNVFRDDVVKPSTLTEDALRNAPASTDKHFKVPKVIG, from the coding sequence ATGTCTGTCACTTTAAAAGAGGTTGAACATATCGCTAAACTTTCAAAATTGGAGTTTTCCGATGTTGAAATGGAAAAATTCATGCATCAATTCAACGATATTTTGAAATATATGGAGCAGTTGAATTCTGTCGACACAACACACGTGAAACCGCTTGAACAGGTGATTGAATTGCAGAATGTCTTTCGAGATGATGTTGTGAAACCTTCAACACTTACTGAAGATGCATTAAGAAATGCTCCCGCATCAACGGATAAACATTTCAAGGTTCCGAAAGTAATAGGATGA
- the kdsB gene encoding 3-deoxy-manno-octulosonate cytidylyltransferase, giving the protein MNIIGIIPSRYASTRLPAKPLMEICGKSMIQRVYEQAKQSRLLTNIVVATDDARIEEEVLSFGGSVQMTPIDIQSGSDRIAFVTKNMRADIVVNIQGDEPLIDPKMIDQTIQLLLDDKNAVVGTAVKRTTSHQDVFNANIVKVVLDKNNYALYFSRSPIPCIRDAKKDEEWFDGTIFYKHFGIYVYRADFLQQYTTFKQSALESAEKLEQLRILENGYKIKCAITDYESLPVDTQEDLQKVIEYLTKK; this is encoded by the coding sequence ATGAATATTATCGGCATAATACCCTCGCGATATGCATCCACCCGGCTTCCTGCGAAACCGTTAATGGAAATTTGCGGAAAATCGATGATCCAGCGTGTATACGAACAGGCAAAGCAATCCCGTTTATTGACCAATATCGTTGTCGCAACGGATGATGCTCGAATCGAAGAGGAAGTATTATCGTTCGGAGGTAGCGTGCAGATGACACCAATTGATATTCAAAGCGGCAGCGATCGAATAGCTTTTGTTACAAAAAACATGCGTGCCGATATTGTCGTCAACATACAAGGTGACGAACCATTGATCGATCCGAAAATGATTGATCAAACGATACAGCTGTTATTGGACGACAAAAACGCAGTTGTTGGAACAGCAGTAAAACGAACTACATCGCATCAGGATGTTTTTAATGCCAATATTGTAAAAGTTGTGTTAGATAAAAATAATTATGCGTTGTATTTTAGCCGCTCTCCGATTCCGTGCATTCGCGATGCAAAAAAAGATGAAGAGTGGTTCGACGGTACAATATTCTATAAACATTTTGGCATTTATGTATATCGGGCAGATTTTTTGCAACAGTATACTACATTCAAACAATCCGCACTTGAATCTGCTGAAAAACTGGAGCAACTGCGGATTCTTGAGAACGGTTACAAAATAAAATGCGCCATAACGGATTACGAATCACTTCCCGTCGATACACAGGAAGATTTGCAAAAAGTAATTGAATATTTAACAAAAAAATAA